The Hydra vulgaris chromosome 11, alternate assembly HydraT2T_AEP genome contains a region encoding:
- the LOC136086811 gene encoding uncharacterized protein LOC136086811 — protein MSFLKIENPEKRDKIVEEFLEIKKRIRQNNLYEKMGETNLQSDLEKLYKPLIDSQDGIKKNISKLQDQANKFALTFSNSYPKAKREIMITETKELLPSHEEYKNTTFRIHSKDDIFYIGKKPIHINDNDITIDDETYYGTPGLWELIVKFNHEKNLYTEDDLKKYQNILIQTDAISSDANSYKPKSSRSEKYREIIAPIWRDINKKRQSKGNGIGERTKIQTVILPSDPNALIEMLELRIAAWKAGNTGARNEAVAICDKLLRQGIIDDLQYKLIQNNL, from the exons atgtcatttctaaaaattgaaaatcctGAAAAAAGAGACAAAATTGTTGAAGAATTCttagagattaaaaaaagaatacggCAGAATAATTTATATGAAAAGATGGGTGAAACTAATTTACAGTCAGATTTAGAAAAATTGTACAAGCCATTAATTGATAGTCAagatggaataaaaaaaaacatatctaaatTGCAAGATCAAGCTAATAAATTTGCACTCACTTTTTCAAATTCTTATCCTAAAGCAAAAAGAGAGATAATGATAACTGAAACTAAAGAACTTCTACCATCTCATGAAGAATATAAAA ATACTACATTTAGAATACATTCTAaagatgatatattttatattggaaaaaaaccaatacatattaatgataatgatataactattgaTGATGAAACATATTATGGTACTCCTGGCCTTTGGGAGTTGATAGTAAAGTTTAATCATGAAAAGAATTTATATACTGAAGATGaccttaaaaaatatcaaaatatattaatacagaCAGATGCAATTTCTTCTGATGCAAATTCATACAAACCAAAGTCGTCTCGTAGTGaaaaatacagagaaataataGCTCCTATTTGGAGAGATATAAATAAGAAGCGTCAATCAAAAGGAAATGGAATTGGAGAAAgaacaaaaatacaaactgtAATTCTTCCTAGCGACCCTAATGCATTAATTGAAATGCTTGAATTACGTATAGCTGCATGGAAAGCAGGTAACACTGGAGCAAGAA